TACGATTGTATCATCTTCTCCGTCATTTATGTTATCTACTTCTCTAAGTAGAAATGGTATAACATCACATATTGTCTACTCTATTCCTTAATTAAGCATTCCTGCATTCCACTTTTGACTACCTTGATGAGAAGTTCGTTAAATTAAATGTAGCCCTTACCCTTTGGTCTTATCTCGATAGATACTTGAAGTTTGCCTCTACATTCTTTACTTCCTCGTTTTCCTTTTATGACCatttgctctccctccatgagagtaataGATTGATGACTCCACGAAAGTCatacctctatggtaccatgatgCTACCATGCCTATAGCTCAACTATCTATCATCTCGCATCTGCTTTGTAATTTATAAATATGTCTCTATATTACTTTAACACTCTTTCGAGTTTACATTCATCATAATTGATATTTGGTTTTAGATAGCTAAATCCCTCCGATTCACTGTGATCAAAATTTCTCACAAATGCCCACACGATACTACTATGAAACAAGATAGGAAATCAACCCTAAATATTGTCCCAAAGGCTTATTTAACTATGTGTCACTCCGCTAGCTCTATGATGTTGTATTGATTGATACTCTACACTACTATGTATGCATCTCGTGCAGTCAAACTTCATGCATCTCGTGCAGTCAAATTACGTTCAATAGGCTTCATCATGTTTGCCGGTCCAACTTGGGTAGTTGGCCGGAACTCAACCCAAGCCCAATCTAACAAAGATTGGGTCTGATTTGGACGTTCGTAATCATGAGTCGGGCAATCAAATCCAACCTAAGCTCGAGCACGTAGAGCCGACCTCAATCCGACCTAATCCCTTGCTAATTAATTCTTTGTTCAAATTAAGATGTTGGAAACTCCACCCTGATTGATTGTTCATCCTGAATCGGCTAAAGGAATCCAAATTCGGGATACAACTCAAACCTAATTTCGAATGATGGTTCACGAAAAATACTTGAGCAAAGATACACAAATTGTTTTCGAGCCGGATGTTAATATTTTATCACGGATGCAACTTTTCTGTTGATCTAATCTTCTGTTATTGAAGTCTCGTGAATTGGGTTCGTCTTCTTTGTATGTTTACCTTTTGTGAGTTACTGTCAAAAGTTAAACATCTTCTGCTCGCTAATGGTGAATAATGGCTTTTCAGATGAAATCCCCACCTTCTGTGCTCTCTGTGGGTGGTGGAGTTGATGAAATCATGCCTCATCTGTTCTCTGACTTCTCATTCTATGCATTTCTTTTTCGATACCCGAAATGACACATAAGAAAAATAAGCAAACACTGAAAAGATTATACTTAATTGTTCAAAAAAGGTTCGCCAGGAGCCGAGTGATTTCTCTGATTACTGGTACAACAGAAGTGAACATCAACTTGATCAGAGAATGTCTCACCTGAGTGAAAAAAATGGCACAGCAACACAAAGTTTGAATCCAACCTAACGCATGGTGCCATTGCTAGTGAGCATCGAGTCTTGCCGATTTAGCGCAGGAAGAGAATGAATGCACTTCTGCTGAAGTTGATGTTTGCAAAATGGAGGATTAGAAATCTCCAACtggtaaggttgtgtgcttcacttCTGACCCTTGCTGATAAGTGTAGGTGTCACCGTAACAATTCCTATGAAGAAGAGTGTAGCTATTGATTGGAAATCATACAGGTCGGCCACCGATTTCAACTCACCGAGAGCTGTTCCTGCCTGCAGGATTCAAATTAGGTGATGAATACCTGCTTTGGTAGTTTCATAATGAAGTAGAGCAGAAGAAAACATTACCCGGACTGTCACATATGCAGCTGGGATGAGCCCGATAAGAGTAGCCAAGAAGAAGATAGGGTAGGGCACATCAACTATTGGAGAAGCCATGTTGATGAATGTGTTTGGCAATGTGGGTGTGACTCTGAGAAATAGAATGTAGTTTAACAACTTCTCTCTTCTTTTAGCAACCTGTCAATAGAGATACCTTGTCAACTGGGTTAAGATGCAAAGAAGGTGCAGTAGAATGATGGAAAATGTGcaggaaaaggaagaaaaaaacatatagatgataaattttgatcctgaTTTTTCAATTTAGCAACATCTAAAATTACAGTAAAAATGTGTCCAAATTTGTTGTGCTTGCCATGGGAAATCATAGTTTAATAAGGCCAAAGCTATAATTTTAACGAAATTGTCATAGGACAAATTGGGGTATCTCTCTTTTCTTGCTTTTGGCATGTCATGTTTTTAACCTCTTAAAGCAGTTTTCTTAAAGTAAGCACATGATGAAACAGAGGACATATCAATATGAACCACTTAGATTATTTTGCTGCAGATAGACCAAGTATCTCAAACTCTTGTTAGAAGGGCACAAGCAACAATGTATTAGCTGAATCCTTGCAGCAGATTGGCCAACGTAGAACAGCTACTACCCAGAATTGTCAATAGGTTAACACTTGTTGAAGTTACAAGTACAACGAAATTTATGTCCTGTAACCATAAGCAACATTCAACATAGAACAGCTGCTAACCAGAATTGTCAATAGGCAAAACCTTGTCGAAGTTAAGTAACCGTAAGCAACATTCAACTTGATGAAATCTAAATTTGATATCCCAGTTAACGTACAGGGTTGTCAAAAAACTATTGGTGGAGAAATGTATTTTACCTGAGCCTGGAAGAAACTCAGCTTATCTGGCCACAATGAAAAGACCAGGGGCCTTCCTATTATCTTCGACAGGAAATAACAGGAAGATGCACCAGCTGTTGCAGCAAGAATCACCAAAACCATACCACCAGCAATTCCAAAGAGGGCTCCAGCTAGTATTGACATAAACACAGTTCCTGGGATCATGAAAGTCTGCATAAAAATGTATACCGTGAAGTAGCATATCAGGACCTGCACAGTGTAGTCGTTGGTGTAGCTTTCCAGATTATCCCTGCACatagttttaaatttttattgtCCATCTTGGCTCACGAAAAATTTCAACATTTGTTTCAGAAAATATGTAAGATGAATAACACTGTAAAGACTAATTTCATTGTATTAAACCTAAGATTTAATCAaacttaaagaaaaaaatatggaAAATAATCTAACAAAGGCATAATGACTATAGGATTTCTAAACTGTTGGTAACTACAGCTAATGAACTAAAGTGAAACAGCATCAGATGACTGCTAACATGAAGTGTTTCAACATCAAAGTTAACGATCTACTATCAAATTTCGAGCTGTTAGGATCAAATCGCATCATGTAAAAGAAACTAGAAAGCTGATGTTGTCGAAAGTTAATCAAATGGTTAAATGATGGATGGCACACCCACACCATCCTCACTCATGCATATACTAATGTTAAACATGACATAAGTCGGTGTGACCAAAGCAAAATCCATTGCATCTGACTTCAGAAAAATTCATTGTTGAATGATGAGGTCAGTTTTCTAGCATTTATGCTGCAGATGGGAAATATTTTGAGGGCGATATATGGAAAATTTCAAGCTTAAGAACCATCAAGTTTGGCATATGTACATTCATTTGCAGAACAAAGATTCATGAGTGGTCTACCATGGAATTTAGACACCCACAAATGAGTATCATCTGCTTTTAGCACTTCTCTGTGACCATTCAGCTGCCATGTGAGTCGTATGTACTAATATTACATCAATTTTCTCAAGAATCATGAATAGAACATGTGTTAATTCAAGTTATTTCAAGAACTTTGAAATGCTCTTGGAATCAAAATGCCAAGCAAACAAGAAAATGACCTTCTGGGTCTCCCCCTTTTCTAAAGCTCACCAATAAAATCTTCAAATGTTTCCCAAGACAAACTAATGAGTGCAACCATAAAATTCTTCAGTCTAAGAGTTGCAGGGAAGTTTAAGATCTCATTGATGTTTTATTGCCAAGCAATTTCTTGAAGTACCCAAAATCATTTCCTCAAAAAATAATTCCTGAAAATAATCTAATACttcttttttagaaaaaaaagggGGTCCTTTTGGTAATGCATGTGTCTGATTACAATGGTAAAAAAGATCAAAGGAATGAAATAAACCAGGAAGTAAGCTCCATCACATAATAAAATAGCCATATTGTGTAAATTCACTACTCGGAATAAGAAATATTACAAAGCTCTTTcagggattttttttttccacaatGCATCCTATCCTGTTTTCTTGGCAAATTTATAATGCGTGAGAAAACTTATTCATGAAATCAAAATGGCAACAACATCAATGGTTCTTCATATAGATGCAGATCCCCATTGAGAAACACCATCAATTAAGTTCCATTGCacataaaacaaaaaacaaatattCCATTACCCGTTTCCAGATTCGCACATGGTACAACATTATTATATTCTATGAAACTAATCGGAAAAAACATGAGATCTACGAGATCTCATAGGTACTGTTCCATTCCCTTCATCAAGATCTAATTTGCAGAAGCAAAAGATAACTCCAAAACAGAACCAAATCAATCTGAACCCTAAATCGGCAAAACGGCCCAAAGAAACCCTCCGAAAGCACAATCCCAGAAGCTGCAAACTTCAAACCAAAGGCGGAATCTTGACGGCAAGGACAAGGGAATAGGTGTTCAAACCTGAGGATCCGGATGTCTTCGAGGGTGCGAGGAAGCTTAAGGAAGCTGTAGTCGGAGGCCGGCATCGAGAGGTAGAGCCCCGCGAGCCCCACTCCGAAGATCGCGAACACCACCGTTGCCGCAGCCAGATCACGCCGAGACAACGGCAAACTCCGGCCGCCTTCCATCCCCTCGCCTTTCCCCCAAACACTGCGGCCCAGATTACAGGCCGAAGCTTCCTCCTTttactcttcttctttccttctccgTTTCCTTCGTTCGTTCTTCGAaggacgcgagagagagagagagagaaggtgtgTGGTCAATAAATAGGATGCTCTGCAGGAGCAGAGGAACGGTTGGGGAATATTCTCGATCACGTGGCCGGGCTCCAAACAGAAACGACTGAATCATTTGCTCATGTGACCGTTACGGCTACGCCCAATTCCAGCCTACCTGTCTTGATCGAGACACCAATCAGGGAACCGTCTCGTTCGGGTGCTGGGGGTACCTATCGAATTTCCCCTGTTTGGTGTTCTGGGAAAAGCAGAAAAGAAAATTTAgaaattctcaaaaaaaaaaagaaaggtgaATTACACTGTTTTGTAAAATCCGgctattattttttttccttaaaaCTTTACCAAATCTTCTTTTATAATTTCCAAGTGATTTTTGGCACAAAATGATTGTAAATTTACCTTAaggttataaaaaaaatataaaatttagcttTTAAGGAtcgaaataaataataaaattattattattttaaaaataaaaaatataaaagtggTCATTTAAACATTCTTAACtcatttgtgatttttttattttaaaatttatctaaAAAAGTTAGTGATGAATTATAATAGTTACCAAAAATAGTGAACTCCTCGTAACAACAAAAAACATTTTCTAataatattcaagtgatttttgACCTGAAGTCACCTCAAATTGGAtaagttttaaaaaataacataatttcaAGCTTTTAAAGGCTGAAGTAAATAAAAATACTTATTTTAAAgactttaaaataataaaaaaatcaagatttacTTGATTAGTGCTTGCATGCTTATTCTCTGCAACAGCAAATAGACAGTCAAGGAGAACAGAATCTACATTCCAACTGCAGATACTTCAATAGAGACAAACAAGTTGATAAACTCGTATGTATCATCTTAAGTAGACATTTCTACATTTTAGCTGTCAAAATTTACAGTAAATATCATGATGTTAACACTTGATCAAAGGTTCTGTAGTACGGTATCACACCATGTCCAAATGAAGCAAGGTTTGGTAATGCAATGTGGGGAATTTGGAGTTCCTCGGCTAAGGTGGAGCTTAATTCTGGCATATAAGGGAGACTGGATCGGTGAGCTTGAAACATTCAAACAGGCATGAGGATCGGTTCATCGTGACCTCACTTTAGCAGCAGCTTCCTTGATTTGCTCGATTGTGAAAACGCCAAAGAAATCATCATCCATAAGTGCATTGATCACTGCATATGCAACATCATCGACACTCACGGGGGGTGCCAAAAGGAGATCGGACGCCGGGAGTGATTTCAAAGGCCTTGTAAAATTCTCAGCGGCAAGCAGTAGCCTTTCCAGTGGTTCACCTATTAGATCAAGTGGGATCTCATAACCATCGACCTTTCTCTTACCATAGATGAATCCAGGTCTCAACACAACACCTGTTGAAGAATGTGCTGACTTATTAGGATAAATTGGATGGTACGAGTAGATGCTGAGGTAAAATATTAACCTGATCTTGGGTACTTGGAGAGGACCTCAGATTCTGCTTTTCTCTTCCCGCTGAAATACCCcgaagaaagaaggaaagaggGGAGATTGTAGTCATGGACAGATATCAGGATGAACTTAGGGACACCTACATTTGATAGGACAGGAAACTTATCAGGGAGAGGAACACAGCGTATAACataatttcatgttatgaataaaAATTTGAATGAACTATATAAAGAATGATTTTAGACTTGCCAACATAATCCAATTCTCACATGGGAACTCATGACATGAGCTAACGATGATACTTCATTTAAAGGGAACAACTATTTGCTCTTATGCACAAGGCATTTTTACTATAATAGGTAATATGCTATAGGTTTTCAAATTTCACTCATGGTCAAAATTACTAAATCTTTAATTTCTGTTCAGTTATTTTcacttttgatattcttcattaaGTCTACCATACTCCTGTTCATTAGTTTGTACTTCGTTTAGTTTCCTATCTAACCCTCCTCTTCACATTTTTACTTAagctctcctcttttcttctataATCTTGATACAAAACAGCTGCCTGGTGTGCCTTCATAGTGAAGGTATCAAGCAGCCAATTCAAAAAGGTGCTCAGTAGAAACAAAAGTATGCTCAGAAACTTACTCCCACTTTGCTCTTGTTCCCTCTTGAGAAGTTTGTGTTTAATATTCCACATAGCAAGTGTATGGTCAATAACATCGAAAAGGATTTCAATTTAAATAGTACTATTGCACAATGCAAGGTAGAAGGCCATACTTATGCTTTTGCATGTTCAGATGGTCTTTTATTAATTGCCAATATAATCACAGAAACACATCACAAGTAATCAACTTGAGTGATTTATTACCTCATACACATTTTTGACACAAATTCTAAGATTTATCCGATCTGTAAGATGCAATCTAGAACATAATGTGACTAGTGTTACAACCACCAACTCTTACTGAACAAATCGTAAAATATCCTCAATAACAATAGTCATAAGACATAGATCCTAAGAACGATACACCAAAAAGGCTTACTTACTATTTAAGGTTCATAATAGCTAGATATTACTGTGGTTATCTTGTGCATAATAAGCAGAACAGCCAACTAGAGACAGTCTTAAGGCCAAAGTAGCCACTCTACGAGGTATTCTATTAAATGAAAAATGGCTAGTATGGTGAAATAACAGACCTCTGATTCACAAAGGCAAACTCGCTTTAACTATATGAAACATGCAAGGATGGAAGCCAAATATTCATTACAAATCACCACATGGTAATTATCTATGTCTAACTTGTCAAGAGATGATAATACATTCCACCATTAGGAGAGAGTTGGCATTGTTTGGTAATTAGTACCATGATTCTGATTtgcataattaaataattttCATATTTGGCATAAATATCTGACCTGAGAAAAGACTTAATAAGCATCCGTCTAGAAACCTCAATGATAAAGCAACAATAAGTTCAAAGGCTCAACGGCAGAGCATAGTCAATGATTTATCAGCTTTAAATAACAACGCTTACCAAAATCCTTTGCAGCACCTACTGCTAAGATATTAGCTTCACCATTTATCCTCTTCATCTGTTCCTCATTTCCAAACCCTCCAAGGGTTGATACAACAGCTGTTGCCCCAACCAACACCTCCTCCCACATTAAATAAAAaacatcacctgcattaaacagaGATATTCATTTTACTGAAATTTCTTAAATATATACTAAAAGCTTATCATCATTTGAGCCTTTTTCCATCAACATGGGCTTGGATTCAAAACACAACTCAACATGGAGAAGGCTTAGCAACCTGAAAATGACTTATTGAAAATTTACACACTAGAGTAATTAGTTAAGATCTAAAAGGTTAGTTAGTTAGTGGGAAAATCTACCTTTTCATCCTGATCTTGTGCAAAAAAGTAGAACCCCACCATTCCCATGTATATAAAGAAGATTAGGAGGAGGTATGGTATTCTGTCATGAACTTTTCAAGCTTTCTGAAGAAGAATGTGTAATATGGACATTATCTTACCCGAAATAGGCCAAATCTACAAAATTAAAGGACATTATTAAATTAAATCCCAAATTTGGTGTGTTCTAGGTTACCTATAGGGATGAGAATAGGTCAGGTAAGGTTTTCAGGTTAAATGGGATATAGTAAGGGCAAATCATCAGTGGTTTAACTTGCTGTGACCAGGAAACAAGCCATATAACTTGCGGGTCTGGTCCACTCAAGTCAAAAAGTCATGGTGTGCTTTAAAATGTTCTTTTACATTAAAAATTTTGGTTGGTCGGCGGGTTAGGTCAAGCGTATTTCCCCATTTAATTGTATGAGTCAACCTGACCCAAAATGGCTCACCGAGGGTCGAGATCTTTTGATCTCAAGTGAACCCAACGGGTCATCTTAAAAGGGTCAGGTTGGGTTGACATGATGGGTTTTAGGTCAAGATTCGACCCCCGATCATCTTTTTTGATGATTTGTGCTGCAAAAGTAACACAAAATGGCACAAGGATCCTGCCTCGCCCAACCGATGGTTTCAAACCTCAAACTATAAACTTGACCTTCATTTCTCAGCACTCTAGTCTTTTACAAAGAAACAACATCCTCGTGGAAGTAATATGCTGTCTAATACCACTATATCTCATCCATTCACTCTTTACTATCCTTTAGTGTACAGTCTGTTTTAACCACTCAACCTAAGCCTCTTCAGAAACTTTTGGCTGACTTCTTAACTTGTATATACAGGtattccaatatatatatatatatatatattaatgcatTCATACAGATGAAAATCATTTGAAGTTTTAGAGCCCATAAtatgtccactcttgattctCCAAGAAACGACTCTAGAAGATTCTCTATAAGCAACAAATGAACAAATTTTTAACAGGCATCTTTTGGAAGAATCAGACAATGTAAAACAAGCTAAAACATGGAGTAGAGGTATGCCTGCCATCCAGCTAACTTGGTCAACCCATGAGTCTGTGTAAGAAGGCCTTCCAGacctaaaatttataaaaaaaaatccaaatcttAGGTTGTGGTAGTATCTAGTAAGAAGAAAATTAGATTCATACTGCTAACGTTAATTAAAATGAATTACACGAAAAGCTTAACAAACAAAGTAAAACACCTCCAGTAATATGATAAATATTGAAGGACTGCATGCACCTGCTTACGCTGACCACTTCAATGCCCTTCAACACTGCAGCTTTGCAAATAGCAGAACCAACAAACCCGTTGCCCCCCAAGAcaacaatctgttaaacaacaggTAAGTGTAAAAACTACACGCAAAAGCAAGCATTGCTAGGGTATTTACCTTTTCAGTTTTCACATCTGCGACAACATCAATTGGAAGGGAAGAGGAATCTTCTACCAGATCTGATGTGGCATAATTGCATCTAACATTGACCCTATATGGAGTAACAAGGAAGTCATGTTAAGGCATGAATATCACGGTAATACAGCACTGATATAATTAAGGAAACTTTCCTTTAAAATTATTTTGCATTTCTGATTAATTTTAGCTACAGGAAAGATATAAATAACATGCTAGCATTAACCCATTGGGTCCTATGTGGTGGTTGAAACTTGCAAATTCAATAACTGATTTACAGTGTCATCAAGATTCCATTTAAAAATTCCATACTTATCTCCGGAAAGCAAAGAATAACAGCTAATGTGTTAGAATTAGAATAGATGCTAGCATTTACTCATTGGTTCCTCTGTGGTGGTTGTAAGCTCCTAAATGCTCCTACTGCATGCATTAGAATTAGAACAGATCACCAAATGCAAGTCCTCTCTTAATTTGATAATGTTCCACGTGCATAGTCATGAACCTAATTCCAATCCTAGACATGGTTCTTATGTAAAAGACACAAACTGTACCCCCACACACACTACTCTTACGCGAATGCCATAAGATTttacaagaaaaaagaaacaagcaGAGCCAACAATGGCCTGCTTGAGTTTGATTACCCAGGTGACATCTTAAAGATAATTAAATGGGTTGATCGTGGGTTTGCGGTTATCCAGGAAATCAAACCTGAACTTGAACCACCCAACCAAGCTTAGATATGTTCGTGCAACTGTTAGAGGGCGGCTCAAACAACTGATTCCTCAAACATTCAGACCCTCCGTATCTCCTCTTAAATTCAACCAAGAACTCCTTTTCGTATCTGATTCGCTTGTTCCTCTGTCCtagtttttctcttatttttcccaAATATAACGCAACACACCAAGAAGTCAATTTTTTACTCGACGAGAACCGTACACAATGTGTTCTTACCATCAAGCCGTCCCGCAATCCGTAAGACGCTTGATGACTCACACAGAGAGCAGGTCAAGTAAGTGTCTAAGTCGGCCGATCTTTCCACAGAAGAATCGCACAAATTCCAAAAGAATTCAACGAACGGTTGAAACCGAAAGCCCAAAGAACCAAGTCTGCGAGGCTATCAGAAGAGATGAGCGTGCATCAAAACTACAAGTCGACGACGGAAGACGTGCCCTGACCTGGATGGGGGCCGCGAGGGAGAGCGAGACAGGGACCGAGGGGAAGGGATCGAGCGGGTCGAGAGACAGGGAGGCCTTCCCGACGGGAGCGAAGGGGCAGAGGCGAAGGACCACAGCGACATCGCCACCATTAGCGCCGGAGACGAAGCGTCTTCCTCGCTTCGCGATTCTTCGCCGTTCTTTTCCTTTTTGCTAtatatttttctccttttcttaatATTCCTTTAGATTTATTTAAGATGTACGCTTGATGGGCTGCCAAGTGGCAAAAGATACGGAGCGCAACATTTTTGTGGACTGCTACGAGCGATGCGGTGTTTCCATCTGTTAATGTTTTCTGGGGGCTGATTCTGGAAACATATTTTGCTTGCTTTCCGTATGGGTTTGTTGTCGTCGGTGAAGCAATCATCAAttttctttataatttatttttggaCAAATTTTATCGTGAATTTGATCCATCCCACCGGATCTGTTCTTTAAATTCCTGTCGGATTAAGTTTATAATCCACCTAACCAAATCCGACTTGAGTGGTGGTTCGGAATTTTAATTTTAGTGTATACGAGAGTTAAGTATTAAGAAAATGGAAATGATTGAAGGAAGAAGATTGAAAGAATTAGAGATCTCGTTTCATACGAGGCTCTACTCATAGTAGAAATCATTTTTGAATTGGAGGATATACTCATAGCAGAATGTGTCAGGTAACAAGCAACTACTGTCTCATTTCTGAGATCTATCTGAACTTTTTGGAGCTCGAATCCGAGCTGAGTACAATCATCAAATAGTTCTCTCAGAGAGCTCTTATGAATAGTAAATGCTTCATTCCTTTttacaaaatttttgaaagagcCACTGTCAGCAATGCCAAATAGATAGCTGAGCTTATTTGAATACTACTCAGATATGTCATAACTTGCAGATTTCAGCAGACTAAGAACAATGTTTTTACACTGGATATAGATTACCCTTCTCACTCAGTCTCGCTGAACAGCTACTGTTACAGAATCACAGTAAGCAAGCAGCTGAATGTGTCTTCTGTGCGTGCTTCACAGTTTGAAAGAGGGTCAACTTCAATATCTAACACTTGGAAGTACAGCTGACCAACTACTCTTAACAAATAAGTTCATAGCTCGACGATGGATTACTCGATGCACAACGAAACTAGAGATCAAGTTGCCCTCTATTTGAAATCCAAACAAGCCATGAGGGGATGATAAGATATGCCTAGTTAAGAGCCTGATCTTCAGGTGCAATGCATTCTCCTAGAAGACCATCGATATTATGTTTGGGCGCACCAAGAGACGATGATATGGGACATTTGGCTGGATTCAGCAGAGACTCTTCTCCACCATCTTGGGACTGAAGGCATGATCCATTCTCAAGAACTGGCAAATCAGCCATTGCACGTGTAGTAGCCGAAGTAATTCTCTCTTTCCATATTCTTCCATCCTGAAATAACAAAAGGAAAATAGCAGTTACTATTGGACAATGCATGTTTTCTGATGTCTGATTGAGCTTTCCATCCTAAGTGGCCAGCCAATAGTTCTTTCATTGCGTGCTGAGCGGACTCTCTAAATCCATAGGCCAATTCATTAGTAAAACTAAGTATGAATGAAAAATATTGTAGTACTATA
Above is a genomic segment from Musa acuminata AAA Group cultivar baxijiao chromosome BXJ3-4, Cavendish_Baxijiao_AAA, whole genome shotgun sequence containing:
- the LOC135636032 gene encoding uncharacterized membrane protein At4g09580-like, which codes for MEGGRSLPLSRRDLAAATVVFAIFGVGLAGLYLSMPASDYSFLKLPRTLEDIRILRDNLESYTNDYTVQVLICYFTVYIFMQTFMIPGTVFMSILAGALFGIAGGMVLVILAATAGASSCYFLSKIIGRPLVFSLWPDKLSFFQAQVAKRREKLLNYILFLRVTPTLPNTFINMASPIVDVPYPIFFLATLIGLIPAAYVTVRAGTALGELKSVADLYDFQSIATLFFIGIVTVTPTLISKGQK
- the LOC135634550 gene encoding uncharacterized protein At1g32220, chloroplastic-like; amino-acid sequence: MVAMSLWSFASAPSLPSGRPPCLSTRSIPSPRSLSRSPSRPPSRVNVRCNYATSDLVEDSSSLPIDVVADVKTEKIVVLGGNGFVGSAICKAAVLKGIEVVSVSRSGRPSYTDSWVDQVSWMAGDVFYLMWEEVLVGATAVVSTLGGFGNEEQMKRINGEANILAVGAAKDFGVPKFILISVHDYNLPSFLLSSGYFSGKRKAESEVLSKYPRSGVVLRPGFIYGKRKVDGYEIPLDLIGEPLERLLLAAENFTRPLKSLPASDLLLAPPVSVDDVAYAVINALMDDDFFGVFTIEQIKEAAAKVRSR